One genomic segment of Drosophila melanogaster chromosome 3R includes these proteins:
- the CG34425 gene encoding uncharacterized protein: MQNSGRGADHFNFITRTDRKSLHTQIGLLVNKAKEVTAAELHERSKRLKNMLDEEDKRYEEEFSNTVKNRIDQDIKERKEHLHAIKEQVAKQQKKFLEEKHIQQVMLDCYEIREALRHQDLVETKIVQEEQILENQRKKRRECQQDNYWLELNRRRWAQFDCNQAEENQRRHQMQQQVNHVLAVQVAEHEEKRKAALAERMEDERLINSLLEEIRLEEFEKEHQAAPVDQLAYQDELLKEIERKRCARLAEWEAEKANHVAFCRETQRLEAEALANIAQSKKDLNRATLEYLAYLRRMQSLELGIEKMMDERIADLYQLDMCTKVNITERVRVKREAAEKCHEILRKQICEDYERKIRSDAELRENKMMENRFVHPEVTHEMIACRQIQHKADLDAQIKEMKRIQEEEEKRFDSRLMAAVDDPVLCKRLAKEILDNGVDYLAPHPNWRVMACNPNKYIPRPPATEQDFNARVACASVDKCPCPREARKHCGFMAILGKQDVPPEGAKNRVEAASIDPAQKKSAFRNCRCKFY; encoded by the coding sequence ATGCAGAACTCCGGACGTGGTGCAGACCACTTTAACTTCATCACGCGGACGGACCGCAAAAGTCTGCATACCCAAATCGGTTTGCTGGTGAACAAGGCGAAGGAAGTGACCGCAGCGGAGCTGCACGAACGGAGCAAAAGGCTGAAGAACATGCTGGATGAGGAGGACAAGCGGTACGAGGAGGAATTTTCAAACACGGTGAAGAACCGGATCGACCAGGACATCAAGGAACGAAAGGAGCACCTCCACGCCATCAAGGAGCAGGTTGCCAAGCAGCAGAAGAAGTTCCTCGAGGAAAAGCACATTCAGCAGGTCATGCTCGACTGTTATGAGATCCGCGAGGCTCTTCGGCATCAGGACCTTGTGGAGACAAAGATAGTCCAAGAGGAGCAAATTCTGGAGAACCAACGGAAGAAGCGGCGCGAGTGCCAGCAGGATAACTATTGGCTGGAGCTGAATCGCCGTCGGTGGGCCCAGTTCGACTGCAACCAAGCTGAGGAAAATCAGAGGCGCCACCAGATGCAACAGCAAGTGAATCATGTCCTGGCCGTCCAAGTAGCTGAGCACGAGGAGAAGCGCAAGGCGGCACTAGCAGAAAGAATGGAGGACGAGCGGTTAATTAATTCTCTTCTGGAGGAGATTCGCTTGGAGGAGTTTGAGAAAGAGCACCAAGCTGCGCCAGTGGACCAACTAGCCTACCAGGACGAGCTACTGAAGGAGATTGAGCGAAAGAGATGCGCCCGCCTGGCGGAGTGGGAGGCGGAGAAGGCGAACCACGTGGCCTTCTGCAGGGAAACGCAACGGTTAGAAGCCGAAGCTCTGGCCAATATCGCCCAGTCTAAGAAGGACCTCAACAGAGCTACTCTCGAATACCTGGCCTACCTTCGCCGTATGCAATCTCTTGAATTGGGAATCGAAAAGATGATGGACGAGCGCATCGCCGATCTCTACCAGCTGGACATGTGCACAAAGGTCAACATTACAGAAAGGGTACGGGTGAAGCGGGAGGCTGCAGAGAAGTGCCACGAGATCCTCCGGAAGCAGATCTGCGAGGACTACGAACGCAAAATCCGGTCTGATGCTGAACTTCGGGAGAACAAAATGATGGAGAATCGCTTTGTTCATCCGGAGGTCACCCATGAAATGATTGCGTGCCGCCAGATCCAGCACAAAGCAGACCTGGATGCACAAATAAAGGAGATGAAGCGTATCCAGGAAGAGGAAGAGAAACGATTTGATAGTCGCCTTATGGCCGCTGTCGATGATCCCGTCCTATGCAAAAGATTAGCTAAGGAGATCTTGGACAATGGTGTTGATTACCTCGCTCCGCATCCAAACTGGCGGGTTATGGCCTGTAATCCCAACAAGTACATCCCCAGACCTCCGGCCACCGAGCAAGATTTCAATGCCAGAGTTGCCTGTGCCAGTGTGGACAAATGCCCTTGCCCCAGAGAAGCCAGAAAGCATTGCGGCTTCATGGCTATACTGGGTAAGCAGGATGTACCTCCCGAGGGAGCCAAGAACCGTGTGGAAGCCGCCTCGATCGACCCGGCCCAAAAGAAATCCGCCTTTCGAAATTGCCGCTGTAAATTCTATTAG